The proteins below come from a single Brevundimonas sp. LM2 genomic window:
- a CDS encoding transglycosylase domain-containing protein, whose protein sequence is MSGPVQGARSGGTGGTRTPLQRFFYWMSVLAVWGLIFLVVFFAVFARGLPDTSALYDVDRQPSITYLDRNGALIATRGSQQAPPADLASLPDYVPAAFIAIEDRRFYWHPGFDPIGMSRAVASNMRAGRIVQGGSTLTQQLAKNLFLTPDQNIRRKVQELMLAVWLEMKFSKQEILALYLNRVYFGAGAYGIEAASQRYFDKAAKELTVGEAALLAGLLKAPSRYSPVSESERAAVRATVVLDQMEETGVITREQRAAAVLEPVRVSRTLATQHAQYFIDWLDKEIRGLVGEPTEDMVVETTLDLTIQTSAERAVRRILERDRSKGVQQAALVALDGDGRVRAMIGGASYADSQFNRAVDARRQAGSAFKPFVYLAAMEAGYTPQTPVVDEPVQIGNWSPRNYSGNFIGETTMANAVAQSINTVAAYVADQVGRDSVAGVARRLGISSRIGLEPAMALGAVEVSPIDMATAYDAFANGGRRVEAHGISRIRTPQGRVIYQRAARDAAGGQAINNPALYYMNQMLRGVVTGGTARSVQIEGRDLAGKTGTTSDYKDAWFVGYTGGFVAAVWVGKDDNSAMRGVTGGAAPAAIWKGFMEASLPRLNVQPIPNGPAMPEGWVAPDPIGDLMGAVEDPFGDGTVIDPVDPTLGEPYVPTQPEAERPPADQRPEPEPAAEKSDNPLFF, encoded by the coding sequence ATGTCAGGTCCGGTTCAGGGAGCGCGAAGCGGCGGCACGGGCGGGACGCGCACGCCGCTGCAGCGCTTTTTCTACTGGATGTCGGTCCTGGCGGTCTGGGGCCTGATCTTCCTGGTCGTCTTCTTCGCCGTCTTCGCCCGCGGCCTGCCCGACACCTCGGCCCTCTATGATGTCGACCGCCAGCCTTCGATCACCTATCTCGACCGCAACGGGGCCCTGATCGCCACGCGCGGGTCGCAACAGGCCCCGCCCGCCGATCTGGCGTCCCTGCCCGACTATGTGCCGGCCGCCTTCATCGCCATCGAGGACCGGCGCTTCTACTGGCATCCGGGTTTCGACCCCATCGGCATGAGCCGGGCCGTGGCCTCGAACATGCGGGCCGGCCGGATCGTCCAGGGCGGCTCGACCCTGACACAGCAGCTGGCCAAGAACCTGTTCCTGACGCCGGACCAGAACATCCGCCGCAAGGTCCAGGAGCTGATGCTGGCCGTCTGGCTGGAGATGAAGTTCTCGAAACAGGAAATCCTCGCCCTGTATCTGAACCGCGTCTATTTCGGCGCGGGGGCCTACGGCATCGAGGCGGCGTCGCAGCGCTATTTCGACAAGGCGGCCAAGGAGCTGACCGTCGGCGAGGCCGCCCTGCTGGCCGGCCTGCTGAAGGCCCCGTCGCGCTATTCGCCCGTCTCCGAGAGCGAGCGGGCCGCCGTGCGCGCCACCGTCGTGCTGGACCAGATGGAAGAGACCGGCGTGATCACCCGCGAACAGCGCGCCGCCGCCGTGCTGGAACCGGTTCGCGTGTCCCGCACCCTGGCGACCCAGCACGCCCAGTATTTCATCGACTGGCTGGACAAGGAGATCCGGGGTCTGGTCGGGGAGCCGACCGAGGACATGGTGGTCGAGACGACCCTGGACCTGACCATCCAGACCTCGGCCGAGCGGGCCGTGCGCCGCATCCTCGAGCGCGACCGCTCCAAGGGCGTGCAGCAGGCGGCCCTGGTCGCCCTGGACGGCGACGGCCGGGTCCGGGCCATGATCGGCGGGGCCTCCTATGCCGACAGCCAGTTCAACCGCGCCGTCGATGCGCGCCGCCAGGCCGGATCGGCCTTCAAGCCCTTCGTCTATCTGGCGGCCATGGAGGCCGGCTATACGCCGCAGACGCCGGTGGTCGACGAGCCGGTCCAGATCGGCAACTGGAGCCCGCGCAACTATTCCGGCAACTTCATCGGCGAGACGACCATGGCCAACGCCGTGGCCCAGTCGATCAACACCGTGGCCGCCTATGTCGCCGATCAGGTCGGGCGCGACAGCGTGGCCGGCGTGGCGCGCCGCCTGGGCATCTCCTCGCGGATCGGCCTGGAGCCGGCCATGGCCCTGGGCGCGGTCGAGGTCTCGCCGATCGACATGGCCACCGCCTACGACGCCTTCGCCAACGGCGGCCGCCGGGTCGAGGCCCACGGCATCAGCCGCATCCGCACCCCCCAGGGCCGGGTCATCTATCAGCGCGCGGCCCGGGACGCCGCCGGCGGACAGGCGATCAACAACCCCGCGCTCTACTATATGAACCAGATGCTTCGGGGCGTGGTGACCGGCGGCACGGCGCGGTCGGTGCAGATCGAAGGCCGGGATCTGGCCGGCAAGACCGGCACGACCTCGGATTACAAGGACGCCTGGTTCGTCGGCTATACCGGCGGCTTCGTCGCCGCCGTCTGGGTCGGCAAGGACGACAACTCCGCCATGCGCGGCGTCACCGGCGGCGCGGCCCCGGCCGCCATCTGGAAGGGCTTCATGGAGGCCTCCCTGCCGCGCCTGAACGTCCAGCCCATCCCCAACGGCCCGGCCATGCCCGAGGGCTGGGTCGCGCCCGATCCGATCGGCGACCTGATGGGGGCGGTCGAGGATCCGTTCGGCGACGGCACCGTCATCGATCCGGTCGATCCGACCCTGGGCGAGCCCTATGTCCCAACCCAGCCCGAGGCCGAGCGGCCGCCAGCCGATCAGCGCCCCGAACCCGAGCCCGCCGCCGAGAAGTCGGACAACCCGCTGTTCTTCTAG
- a CDS encoding trans-aconitate 2-methyltransferase — protein sequence MTDPAARAAADIINLYDRRAPDWIEDRGPDLTAADRVWLDRFTARLTPGDAVLDVGCGSGRPMAAALLDRGLQVTGVDASARLIAYATEALPCGRFVQADMRALDLGRHFAGILAWHSLFHLTPEDQRLALPRLLAHASPRATVLFSSGHRLGHAVGRWRGEPLYHGSLAAEDYAAALTDAGFRVEQGVWADDGTVWLAHRDG from the coding sequence ATGACCGATCCGGCCGCGCGGGCGGCCGCCGACATCATCAACCTGTATGATCGGCGAGCGCCGGACTGGATCGAGGATCGGGGCCCCGACCTTACCGCTGCCGATCGCGTCTGGCTGGACCGGTTCACCGCGCGACTGACCCCCGGCGACGCCGTGCTCGACGTCGGTTGCGGGTCGGGGCGACCGATGGCGGCGGCCCTGCTGGATCGCGGCCTTCAAGTCACTGGCGTGGACGCCTCGGCGCGGCTGATCGCCTATGCGACCGAGGCGCTGCCCTGCGGCCGCTTCGTCCAGGCCGACATGCGCGCCCTCGATCTGGGCCGCCACTTCGCCGGCATCCTGGCCTGGCACAGCCTGTTTCACCTGACCCCGGAGGACCAGCGGCTGGCCCTGCCCCGCCTGCTGGCCCACGCGTCGCCGCGTGCCACCGTCCTGTTCTCGTCCGGACACCGGCTCGGCCATGCGGTCGGCCGGTGGCGGGGCGAGCCGCTTTATCATGGCAGCCTGGCCGCCGAAGACTATGCCGCAGCCCTGACCGACGCGGGCTTTCGCGTCGAACAGGGGGTCTGGGCCGACGACGGCACCGTCTGGCTGGCGCACCGCGATGGATGA